The Pseudodesulfovibrio sediminis genome includes the window TCAGCTCTCAACTGTTTAACTTACGGTAATACATTTACATTTCTTGTATTTTTTATTCACGTATACTATCATTCGAAAAAAACAGATTCAGTGATATTGTATCCCTCTGACTCGGCGTAACGAGAATCATCAACCAGAAGAAATCCATATGCTTGCCTTCATAAAAAATGCTTTCAAAAAAGATCAGCTCATCCTTTTGGCATCCGGCCTTGCTGCCACTTTTTTCATAGCGCTGATCTATAACCAACACCCCCACTTTCTTCAGTTACTCAACCTCAAAATTTATGATCAATATTTAAAAGAATATCACCAACCTGTAGCAACCCATGTTCCTGTTATTATAGACATTGATGAGAAGAGTCTGGCAGAAATAGGACAATGGCCTTGGCCCCGCTATCAAGTAGCCAAACTCATGAAATACAGCCAGGCGTATGGGGCTGTTTCCGTTGCTTCTGATATCATTTTTTCCGAACCAGACAGGACATCTCCGATCACGGTTCAGGATTCTTTTAAAAAAGAATTAGGGCTCGACTTCAAATACTCAGGGCTTCCGGCAGCCTATCAGGACAATGACGTTTTACTTGGGGCCAATCTCAAAACCGGACCATTTGTACTCGGAATGAACTTTATACCCACGATTACAAGTGATTCCGTAAGGGCATTGAATCGTGGCTGTTTCGTGAAACCAGCCAAAATCGCAGTGCATTCTACCAAAGATGCCATATCCATGTATGACGCTCTACCAACGGCCGAAGCGGCAATCTGCCCTTTGCCCGTACTCGCAAAATCCGTCAAACACACTGGCTTCATTACAACATTTCCAGACCCTGACTCAGTCTACCGGAGAGTCCCCCTTCTCTATGTCTGGCACAGAAAACTCTACCCCAGTCTTGCCATGGCAGCTCTGATGCAAGCCACGGGCGTCGAGAATATTACTATCAGAATGCGGTCACAAGGAGTCGAATCCATTCGGTTCAACAAAACCATCATCCCTACGGACAAGAATGGTCGTATCCTCATCAACTACCGTGGCCCGACCGGAAAATTCGAATACTTCAGCGCCTCTGACATCCTGAAAAAAAGGCTGCCCATGGGGGCACTGCAAGGCAAGATAGCGTTTATCGGGACATCGGCCTCCGGCCTCAAGGATATGCGTGCCACTCCACTTGATCCGAGTTATCCTGGCGTGGAAGTCCACGCAACACTCATTGACAACATCCTTTCGCGCCAATTTCTGGTGCTCCCTGACTGGGCTACCGGCATGGAGTTTATGGGGTTGATACTAGCCGGAATCACAACAACGCTTCTTCTCATGTGGGCCAGAGCAACATGGATGATCGTCCCCTTGGTTGGCATGGCATTCGCCATGTTTGCCGGGTCGGCATATCTCTACAAGGAACAGGGGTACTTTATCTCCCCCCTCTACTCCTATCTCACCCTGGCAGTGAACTTCACGCTGCTGACACTGATTAAATTCTGGCGCGAGGAAAATGCCAAGAAATTCATTCAT containing:
- a CDS encoding CHASE2 domain-containing protein — its product is MLAFIKNAFKKDQLILLASGLAATFFIALIYNQHPHFLQLLNLKIYDQYLKEYHQPVATHVPVIIDIDEKSLAEIGQWPWPRYQVAKLMKYSQAYGAVSVASDIIFSEPDRTSPITVQDSFKKELGLDFKYSGLPAAYQDNDVLLGANLKTGPFVLGMNFIPTITSDSVRALNRGCFVKPAKIAVHSTKDAISMYDALPTAEAAICPLPVLAKSVKHTGFITTFPDPDSVYRRVPLLYVWHRKLYPSLAMAALMQATGVENITIRMRSQGVESIRFNKTIIPTDKNGRILINYRGPTGKFEYFSASDILKKRLPMGALQGKIAFIGTSASGLKDMRATPLDPSYPGVEVHATLIDNILSRQFLVLPDWATGMEFMGLILAGITTTLLLMWARATWMIVPLVGMAFAMFAGSAYLYKEQGYFISPLYSYLTLAVNFTLLTLIKFWREENAKKFIHGAFAHYLAPSVIGQIMDDPDSLTLEGQEKDITIQFSDVRSFTSLSEKLSPTQVTNLLHDYLTPMTRIITNHDGTLDKFIGDAVMAFWNAPLDVENHQECALNAALAQQIKLEELNELFLHKYGFTIAVGIGIHSGPVRVGNMGSADLFDYTLIGDNVNLASRLEGLTKYYGQKLIVSQTIKDACGDNYYFRILDNVRVKGKKLPVTIYTAYPLEQAKSRMEELELYEKAHAAYLNQNFNEAKALFVELQQKNVEPLLYDLYIERCELLIQNPPDNDWDGVFVHKTK